Below is a window of Desmonostoc muscorum LEGE 12446 DNA.
AGATTAAAGGAATCTAAAAATCTGATGATTTTCATTGAGCAACTGCTATTATGCAGTGCAATAGTTGGTATATTGTGGGTTTTCCCAGTAAAGACTACGAATCATCGCCTGAGAAATCACCCAGTACACTCAAAGTAAATTACTTAACGAAACAGAATTCAGGAGTCAGAATTCAGAATTCAGAATGAATTTTATACAACTGGCGAATTAATATACTCTTTCTAGTGCCACACAAAATTTTGAATTTGGTGTGGCACTAAAAATTCGTGGTTCTAGATCCCCCACTCATTGATTCTGACTCCTGAATTCTGACTTCTGAATTCTTCTCTAATAATACAAAACCCACTCAATCAAATTTAAGTAGATTTGCCAAACATACGAATGCCTATGGCTAATCAGATTGTTAAAAATCTTTAAGCACCATAGGCAATTATAGCATTGCTACTCAGTTAATTAATCATTTTGCGCTGCCTTTAATGGGCAACTTCTGTAAAAACACCAATTTTGCGGAATTTTTCATAGCGAAGTTGGCGGCGTTCTGGGGCGGTTAAGCGGTTGAGTTCTTCCAAATTTTCCAACAGCACTTGCTTGAGAGTGGTAGCAGCTTTCAAAGGGTCGGAATGAGCCCCACCGATGGGTTCAGGCAATATCTGGTCAATAATTCCTAAATTTTTCAGGTCGTGGGAAATAATTTTGAGGGCGACGGCGGCTTGGGGAGCTTTGCCAGCATCTTTCCACAAAATGGCGGCACAGGCTTCGGGGGTAGCGACGGTATAAACTGAGTGTTCAAACATCAGTAAACGATCGCCAACACCAATACCAAGGGCGCCACCAGAACCACCTTCACCGATAACTGTGCAGATAATAGGCACATCTAGGCAGAACATTTCCCGCAGGTTGTAGGCGATCGCTTCTCCTTGACCTTGGTGTTCAGCTTCCACCCCAGACCAAGCTCCCGGCGTGTCGATAAAAGTTAAAATCGGCATCCCGAACTTGTTGGCGTGTTCCATTAACCGCAATGCTTTACGGTAGCCGCCAGGATAAGGCATACCAAAGTTGCGGGCAATATTGTCTTTAGTATCGCGGCCTTTTTGATGACCCAACATGACCACGGGTTGTCCACTCAGACGCCCAACACCACCAACTAAAGCAGGATCGTCACCACCACAGCGATCGCCATGCAACTCCATCCATTCATCACTAATTGCTTGAATGTAATCGAGAGTACTAGGGCGGCGCGGATGACGAGCGACTTGCAATCGCTGGGATGGGGATAAACTACTAAAAATTTCCTCACGCAGCTGCATGGCGCGTGTTTCTAGTTGACGAATTTGACCAGAAACATCAACACCATTCTCTTCAGCAAGTTGCCGAATTTGATCGATTCGGGTTGCAAGTTCTGCTAGAGGCTTTTCAAAATCCAACAGTAGCGGTTTACGTTCAGTAGTTGCCATAGTTAGAGGATAGGGAATAGAAAATAGGCAATAGGGAATAGGGAATTAGGGATTAGGGATTAGGGATTGGGGATTGGGGATTAGCAATTAAGGGATTGTAAAGAATTTATAGCCATACCTCTTTCCCAGTTCCTAGTACCCAATCCCCAGTACCCAGTCCCCAGTCCCCAGTCCCCCTTCCTTAAACCAACAGCGGTCTAAATCCATGTTTCACTGACACCCGACCAATCTGCTCCATTTTGTCTACAGTAATCTGATTGCGTCCCCATGAAAAGTTTGTGTACAACTTCTCAAATTCCAGCAACATGGATTCGGCAAAACAAGCAAACAACTGGCGTGCTGGTACGTCCATATTGACGATTTTCATAATTTTCCAGTCAATATCCAGGGAATGCTCTACAATTCCACCATTTAACACGTATACACCGGGATGTTGAATTTTTGTTGCTAAATTTTTAGGATAACCACCATCAATCAACAAACATGGTTGTTTCAAAACAGTAGGTTCAATTTCTACACCTTTGGGCATACTGGCAACCCAAACTACAATATCCGCTTGGGGTAGTGCTTCGGTCAAACTCATGACTTTTCCTCGCCCCAGTTCGCCTTGTAACTCTTTGAGACGTTCTTGATCGCGGGCTATTAGCAGAAGTTCTTGGACATCTGTTTTCGCATCTAACCAGCGTGTAACTGCACTGCCAATATCGCCTGTTGCGCCACATATAGCAACTGTTGCTTTTGAGAGTTCAATTCCCAGTTGTTTTGATGCTTCTTCTACCTGCCGACTAATAATATAGGCAGTATGGGTATTTCCTGTAGTGAAGCGTTCAAACTCTAGTTTGATGTTGCGGACTTGGCTAAACTGTTCCAACTTAAAATTTTCAAAAATAATCGAGGAAAATCCGCCTAAAGCCGTAATATTAATGCCATGTTTTTGTGCATGTGCCATAGCATTAAGCACTTTGCGCGTTGCGGCTTTGATGCGGCGGGTAGCTAGCATCTCTGGTAAAAAACAAGATTCTACATAACGTCCTTCAATTTTCTGTCCAGTGACACTGGTAACAGTAATATTATCGACAATTTGTGGCGGGGCGCTGCACCAAAAATCTAGCCCTTGATCGGCATATTCTGGATATCCCAATTCTTTAGCTACTGCTTGAGCGTGTTCTAAACTAGTCAGATGTCCAATTAGACCAAACATGTAATGATTATTAGCCTTGTGCTGTCTTGAGCGCGTGGAATAGTGAGTGCTGAGTGCTGTTAGCGGTAGCGGGGCGTTGAGCCATTGCTGAGTGCTGAGTGCTGAGTGTTGAAGCAGTATGTAAGTAAAAAACAAGCAATAAGTTCAGATAATTTCTTCACTCTTGACTCTTCACTCATAACTCAGCACTTTTTAAGCGGCTGTGAGTCCGTGGGCTGACAAGCGCATAATTTCAAAAGTTTTGAAACCAATGTTACTTAACGCTTCACCGTACTGAATCATAAAGTCTTCTATTAAAGCCTCTTTTTCCATTGCTAGAGTTTTTGCATCATCCGCTACTTCGTTGAGCATTTTCCAAACAAGTGGGAGGTTTTGGCGATTGGCTTGTTCTAATTCAGCTTTAGATTCTGCAAAGTGTTCTTTGAGCCAAACTTCTCCAAAGTTGAGATGACTATATTCATCTTTTACTACTCCCTCAGTGATTTTGCGGGCAAAATCGTCAGCAACGGGAATGTAGATGTTGTATGCTGCGATCGCAAAACATTCAATAATCAAAGACTGAATCAACAAACAAGTGACGACTTTGCCTTGGGCGGCGGCTGTTTGGAAGTTTTGGTGGAGTCCAGAGAAAAATTCTTTGGCAAATTGCAAGTCTGGGGTAACTTGCAAATTGCGTCCACAAGCTTCAAATCCTTTCTTATGGCGACTTTCCATCTTGGATAGACGAATCAATTCTGTTTGGGATTCTGGCAGCAGTTCGGCTAGTTGGATGTAATTTTCATGGGCTTCTTGTTCCCCTTCAATCACGATCGCATTAATCCGGCTATAAGCGTCTTTGTATTTTTCACTTTTGAAATCAATTTCAAGAAATTGGTCTGTAAGCTGCTGCATGGTATGTTTTCTCCTCTAAAGAAAGAATTATTTGACACCAGGATTCAATTTACCCTATGAACAGAGGGTAATAATCATTGTGGTTTAATTTAACTTAACAAGTAACTATGTTTATAGATTAGCTGTTGCTGGGGTCGATGCTCTAGTACCAGAGAAACAAATGTTTTGCCGCGCAACTGATGTCTCAACCAAACTGGAATCTCAAATCTAGGGATTTTGTCAGCCTAGTAGTGTTACTGCTAGGAGCATTTATCGTTCTGCTACCCCTGTTTGTGGTCTTTCTCACCTCCTTTGCACCGACAATCGCAAGCCCAGAAGATTTGTCCCAAAATAACTGGTCTTTAGCTAATTACCAGGCTGCATGGCAGCAAGGGAAATTTTTGCTGGCGTTTGCTAATTCTACCTTGGTAGCGATCGCTGTGACGGCGTTTCAAATTCTCACTTCCGCTTTAGCTGGTTACGCCCTCGCACGGCTAAAGTTTCGGGGACGCCAAGCACTGCTGTTAATCGTCTTGGCAACTTTGGTGATTCCCTTTCAATTGTTGGTAATTCCGATTTTTTTGGTGTTGAAATGGGGACACCTGATAAATACCTACGGAGCGCTAATTTTACCCACTGCGGTCAACGGCTTCGGTATTTTCTTATTACGTCAATATTTCCAGACAATTCCTTTGGAGTTAGAAGAAGCCGCAGCCATAGACGGCGCGAACCGACTACAAATTTTGTGGCGAGTGATGTTACCTTTAGCCCGTCCGGCGCTAGTAACACTGTTTTTGTTCACCTTCATCGGCGAATGGAATGATTTGTTTAAGCCTTTGGTCTTTACCACACGACCGGAATTAAGAACGGTACAGCTGGCATTAGCTGAATTTCAGGAGCAATTTACGAATAATTGGCCTTTAATGATGGCAGCAGTAACAATAGCCACAGTCCCAGTCATGGTGTTGTTTTTGATTGGTCAGCGTCAGTTTATTCGGGGTATTGCCACGACAGGGATTAAGAATTGAACAGCAAAGGCTGAGCGTGAGTAAAAGCCCGCCTTAGATTGAAATTTAACCGGTCGCGGAAGTCCCCATCTTCTGGTTCGACAAACCTCTCCCTGCCTTGAACTTTAGTAGGACTTACGCACTGTACAAATGCATCGTAATGTGAATGAACGATGCTCCCGGTTGTTTCAGGCTTTTCTTAATTATCCTGCGATCATAAATAGACCATGCTGTAGGGGCACAGCAATGCTGTGCCCTTACGAAAGATGTGGTTTTTAAACTCATTCATATTTGGCATTTCTTGTCAATGCGTAAGTCCTATTTAGTTCAAGTCTGTCCCTCTCCGACTCGGAGAGGGATGGTTTTGCGTAGTAAAACCACGGAGAGGTCTTTTAATTGAGCTAATTAGCCGGACAGTGTACAAGCCATCGGTTAATAAAAATCCGGAAGAAAAATGTCAACTTTTATTACACACTCCGTAATTCTTACAGGTCAAGTTGAACTAATAATTATCCACATTCCGTAAGGAACCCAAACAATCATGAGTTCTCAACCAGTCCTAGACCCTCAAACATTAGAGCAGTTACAAAACGAGATTCAGGAAAAATTTAACGAAACCCTAGAAAACGCTGACTTCAATTCATTACTTGAAAAGTACGGCATATTACAAGATAGAGTTTTGAGAGTTTATTGGCAGTTTAATCTTGACCCAAATCAACTCACATCTGATGATGCAGTTGATGAACAGCAACCCAATGCATTGTTGCCAACAACTCCAATACCGGAAATTGTGTTAGTTAAAAAAGCGTGGTGTATTCCTTGTCCTACAAATAACAATCCTTTAGGTTGTAACTGCTAAATAATTTAGTCTTTGTACTGTAAAAAGTTTATCCTAGTTAGTAACTCTGATTTTTTGAGCGCAAGTTTGTAATGTCTCAAAATCGAAGCAGTTGGTACTGGGATTTAGGGACAGTGAGTACTCTCGCAATTGTTGGAGTACTCACTTACTGTGAGGGTTTTGCTTTAGCCCAAATTCAAAAGGATGACACTCTTGGAGTTGAAAGTTCAATCATTACACCAAAGTTAATTGATGGTCACCCTATAGACCAGATTGATGGAGGGGCAATTCGTGGTAAAAACTTGTTCCACAGCTTTGACAAGTTTTCTGTGTCTGTGGGAAGGACAACTTATTTTAACAATTCAATAGATATTCAAAATATTATCAGTCGAGTCACGGGCAATTCTATTTCTAATATAGATGGCATTCTCAAAGCTAATGGTGCTGCCAATCTATTTTTGATTAATCCCAACGGCATTGTTTTTGGAGCAAATGCTTCTTTAAACATCGGTGGTTCATTTGTGGCGAGTACGGCAAGTAGTTTAAATTTTGCCGATGGTATAAAGTTTAGCACTACGGCTCCTGAATCTGCACCTCTGCTAACAGTAAGTGTTCCCATTGGCTTACAATTTGGAGCAACTGCGGCTCCCATCCGCAATCAATCCCAAGCAAGTCCAGAAGGCGCAACTAATTCCTTAGGACAAGGTGTTGGTCTACAGGTGCCCTCAGGTAAAACCTTGGCATTAATAGGCGGTGACATAACACTAGGGAGCGGAAATTTAACTGCAAAGGCAGGAAAAATTGAGTTAGGAAGCGTCGCTCCTAATAGTTTGGTCAGTCTGAGTTCAACGAATCAAGCTTGGACATTTGGATATGAAGGTGTTGAAAATTTTCAGAATATCGCACTGGTCAAGTTAAATGAAATTCCATCTACTATAGATACCAGTGGCGAAAGTGGTGGCGATATCCACTTGCAAGGCAAGCATGTGCTAGTAACTGACTGTTCATACCTGTTTGCTATTACTTGGGGAACGCAATCAGGAGGAAATTTGGCAGTGGACGCTTCCGAGTCTGTAGAACTTGGACAAAATGCGTTCTTGTTTAGTGGAACTTTCAACACTGGTAACTCTGGAAGTATAAATATCACTACCAAAAAGTTCATTGCCAGGAATGGAGCGCAAGTATCAATGTACAGTGTTGGCTCTGGACTGCCGGGGGAACTGACTTTAAACGCCTCAGATTCAGTAGAACTCATCAGTGGCACCCCCATTACTCCATTCCCAGATGGTACTGATTTAATAGTGAGTGGATTATTTAGTGAAACTTATGGTAGTCAAAATGCTGGCAACATAACAGTTAACACTGCAAAGTTGCGTATCGAGGGAGGGGCAAGAATATCAACAAGTTCTGAAGGCATCTATCAGTCTGGTCTAAACAAATTTACACCAGTTACAGGAAAAGGAGGAAAGTTGACGGTGAACGCCTCTGAATTTATAGAACTAATTGGAACCTCACCAAATGGTTCTAAGCTCAGCGGCTTATTTTCTGGAACTCAAGGGCCTGGAGATGGGGGAAACTTGACGGTAACAACAGGGCAATTGATTATCAAAGATGGGGCTGCAATAACTGTCAACAGCCAAGCTCGAAAGGATGTAATTTATGTGGGAGATCCCAAAAATTTAGGCAAAGCAGGCGATTTAAATATAACTGCTAACTCCATACTGCTGGACAATAAAGGAAAACTCACATCTAATAGTGAATCAGGCAAAGGTGGAAATATTAGGTTACAGCCGCGAGACTTATTATTGATGCGCGGCAACAGTCAAATATCGACTAACGCTGGAGGTGATAAAACTGGCGGTAACATTACCATCAATTCGCCTAATGGTTTTGTTGTCACCCCTCTTTTTGGAAATAGCGATATCACTGCCAATGCCTTCTCTGGCTCTGGTGGTAAAATCACAATCACCACTAAAAACATCTTTGGATTTGTGTCCCGCACTCGTGCAGAGGTAGAGAAGTTAGATGCACAACAAATAAACCCGAATAATCTGCCAACAAGTGATATCACAGCATTTTCCCAGCAAAATCCTTCATTAAGTGGCACAGTACAAATTAATTCACCAGATGCAGATCCCAGTAAAGGATTAGTGCAATTGCCGGTAAATTTAGTTGATGCTTCTCAGCAAATTGTTGCTGGTTGTGGTTCTGGTGCAAAAATAGCCAGGAGTTCATTTACTAACACTGGACGTGGAGGAACAGCACCCGATCCCACACAGCTTTTGATGGCTGATGCAGTGCTAGCAGATTGGATAACATTAAATCCAGAAAATGAGAATCCTGCTGAGGGAATTGATAACAAAGTTGTTCAGGCGCAGCGAAATACGAAACAACCACAGAAAGTGAATTCTGTCAATGAACCTAGTGAAATTGTCGAAGCCCAAGGATGGATAATGGATGCCGATGGGAACGTGGTTTTGGTTGCTGAAGTGCCCGCTGGGATGCCTCATAGTTCTTTGCTAGCGGCTGCATCTTGTCCTGCTAATTAGAAATCGATGTTGTTGACTAATGGTTATTTAAAAAGGTGCTATTCAAATATTTGCCTTAGAACTTATCTGTGGG
It encodes the following:
- a CDS encoding long-chain acyl-[acyl-carrier-protein] reductase → MFGLIGHLTSLEHAQAVAKELGYPEYADQGLDFWCSAPPQIVDNITVTSVTGQKIEGRYVESCFLPEMLATRRIKAATRKVLNAMAHAQKHGINITALGGFSSIIFENFKLEQFSQVRNIKLEFERFTTGNTHTAYIISRQVEEASKQLGIELSKATVAICGATGDIGSAVTRWLDAKTDVQELLLIARDQERLKELQGELGRGKVMSLTEALPQADIVVWVASMPKGVEIEPTVLKQPCLLIDGGYPKNLATKIQHPGVYVLNGGIVEHSLDIDWKIMKIVNMDVPARQLFACFAESMLLEFEKLYTNFSWGRNQITVDKMEQIGRVSVKHGFRPLLV
- a CDS encoding acetyl-CoA carboxylase carboxyltransferase subunit alpha; this translates as MATTERKPLLLDFEKPLAELATRIDQIRQLAEENGVDVSGQIRQLETRAMQLREEIFSSLSPSQRLQVARHPRRPSTLDYIQAISDEWMELHGDRCGGDDPALVGGVGRLSGQPVVMLGHQKGRDTKDNIARNFGMPYPGGYRKALRLMEHANKFGMPILTFIDTPGAWSGVEAEHQGQGEAIAYNLREMFCLDVPIICTVIGEGGSGGALGIGVGDRLLMFEHSVYTVATPEACAAILWKDAGKAPQAAVALKIISHDLKNLGIIDQILPEPIGGAHSDPLKAATTLKQVLLENLEELNRLTAPERRQLRYEKFRKIGVFTEVAH
- a CDS encoding two-partner secretion domain-containing protein; its protein translation is MSQNRSSWYWDLGTVSTLAIVGVLTYCEGFALAQIQKDDTLGVESSIITPKLIDGHPIDQIDGGAIRGKNLFHSFDKFSVSVGRTTYFNNSIDIQNIISRVTGNSISNIDGILKANGAANLFLINPNGIVFGANASLNIGGSFVASTASSLNFADGIKFSTTAPESAPLLTVSVPIGLQFGATAAPIRNQSQASPEGATNSLGQGVGLQVPSGKTLALIGGDITLGSGNLTAKAGKIELGSVAPNSLVSLSSTNQAWTFGYEGVENFQNIALVKLNEIPSTIDTSGESGGDIHLQGKHVLVTDCSYLFAITWGTQSGGNLAVDASESVELGQNAFLFSGTFNTGNSGSINITTKKFIARNGAQVSMYSVGSGLPGELTLNASDSVELISGTPITPFPDGTDLIVSGLFSETYGSQNAGNITVNTAKLRIEGGARISTSSEGIYQSGLNKFTPVTGKGGKLTVNASEFIELIGTSPNGSKLSGLFSGTQGPGDGGNLTVTTGQLIIKDGAAITVNSQARKDVIYVGDPKNLGKAGDLNITANSILLDNKGKLTSNSESGKGGNIRLQPRDLLLMRGNSQISTNAGGDKTGGNITINSPNGFVVTPLFGNSDITANAFSGSGGKITITTKNIFGFVSRTRAEVEKLDAQQINPNNLPTSDITAFSQQNPSLSGTVQINSPDADPSKGLVQLPVNLVDASQQIVAGCGSGAKIARSSFTNTGRGGTAPDPTQLLMADAVLADWITLNPENENPAEGIDNKVVQAQRNTKQPQKVNSVNEPSEIVEAQGWIMDADGNVVLVAEVPAGMPHSSLLAAASCPAN
- a CDS encoding aldehyde oxygenase (deformylating), whose translation is MQQLTDQFLEIDFKSEKYKDAYSRINAIVIEGEQEAHENYIQLAELLPESQTELIRLSKMESRHKKGFEACGRNLQVTPDLQFAKEFFSGLHQNFQTAAAQGKVVTCLLIQSLIIECFAIAAYNIYIPVADDFARKITEGVVKDEYSHLNFGEVWLKEHFAESKAELEQANRQNLPLVWKMLNEVADDAKTLAMEKEALIEDFMIQYGEALSNIGFKTFEIMRLSAHGLTAA
- a CDS encoding carbohydrate ABC transporter permease yields the protein MSQPNWNLKSRDFVSLVVLLLGAFIVLLPLFVVFLTSFAPTIASPEDLSQNNWSLANYQAAWQQGKFLLAFANSTLVAIAVTAFQILTSALAGYALARLKFRGRQALLLIVLATLVIPFQLLVIPIFLVLKWGHLINTYGALILPTAVNGFGIFLLRQYFQTIPLELEEAAAIDGANRLQILWRVMLPLARPALVTLFLFTFIGEWNDLFKPLVFTTRPELRTVQLALAEFQEQFTNNWPLMMAAVTIATVPVMVLFLIGQRQFIRGIATTGIKN